The following proteins are encoded in a genomic region of Pangasianodon hypophthalmus isolate fPanHyp1 chromosome 26, fPanHyp1.pri, whole genome shotgun sequence:
- the LOC113537595 gene encoding uncharacterized protein LOC113537595 — protein sequence MEAKCTSKMNNLETEVIGGENAGMSWQELRCFRDILDVVLNLNDEEWKALTKDMPNVGTRMEYAGLCTRIVISVLKSAIERYLTIVIEVMGIESLLIAQEKLKEKGENVSKGAAATPDSRSSSEERSVDLSDFICDSLDSFVNSVKMAMQEAIWKTASGKTLLFAENWKTCSHVTREMLHILLAKLKPSRTEAQLRSEAQVSLNTEAIAGKVVLVVLEDMEGTRVGRLDLKQSRDLLIAASEQIKHLASLSSSVESLNKKEKAQLSHQHFQTEAHRAVSQVLLINTGVLEMDTSDSDLPHSHTCQAELSDALLVQVDSTSRDIVETVKSHLDILASSGYSEAKGAGFISVIHHMFHTVHEKVKMFFKVSRKPVKENVTENFDTVQQKSSTATSTTSSETLVDKPDRAAKSEKRTSSHLSQLDSEVSLRSHQIIQGVMQALENLVNHSSNSQMSEVSRAKQEEDRYISRPGSGIATDERASGVPSTHQTVDVSSKQFNHKTVQTVSDILLKPGKEAVDRLESATFVTVESVASDIMEDFVKDLEKMPSSNQMNHGQNQSVTEPTPSQHFADQRFYKRMEKKVFGFLLRLQKTPQVFQEETSAQRADPENLSVSTPSPHLVSPKLQDKFDQTAGEETASSEHPELCKVESEMPSTSHIGVSTKALHSTDVTECSSTVPEMSSDQVMQIYISENGTIFEKPYSVPDQFQRSGSDRARLENMASDAYGPPNLASNIKMDFVAGPSHTIGSSWDSKPVAPCGKKWQLNNPVLLQALKILAEETVKHLFVHFHSLKPSKVAEQLASLASSFQNKPDFNKLTGFPHDVPEAVSQFTETLTDSVIKSLTSTVEVTSEAKLTKAFAERIPGTKSPDSMTTPSNKSSTSLVDENLDSLLRQESHCCQIPNNGSISLDPAPEVQRRASWIRFIAGKKAYEINKKKRPIVPMSSNISRPFLEIFRRIHVENQNLQDQQAKQFVTVHPGRPQESPKP from the exons ATGGAAGCAAAATGTACGTCAAAGATGAATAATCTGGAAACAGAAGTAATCGGAGGAGAAAATGCTGGAATGTCCTGGCAGGAGCTCAGGTGCTTCAGAGACATCCTGGACGTTGTCCTCAATCTAAATGATGA GGAATGGAAGGCATTGACGAAGGATATGCCAAATGTG GGCACAAGAATGGAGTATGCAGGTCTTTGTACAAGAATCGTGATATCGGTTTTGAAATCTGCAATTGAAAGATACCTGACAATAGTGATTGAGGTCATGGGAATTGAATCGCTTCTCATTGCCCAAGAAAAGCTGaaggaaaagggggaaaatgtgTCAAAGGGTGCAGCTGCTACCCCAGACAGCAGATCTTCATCAGAGGAAAg ATCAGTGGACCTGTCTGATTTCATCTGTGACAGTCTGGACAGTTTTGTCAACAGTGTGAAAATGGCAATGCAAGAGGCGATCTGGAAGACTGCCTCTGGAAAAACCTTGCTATTTGCTGAAAACTGGAAGACATGCAGTCACGTCACTAGAGAGATGTTACATATCCTGTTGGCCAAATTGAAACCGTCTCGCACAGAGGCACAGTTAAGGTCAGAGGCACAGGTAAGTTTAAACACTGAAGCTATTGCTGGGAAAGTTGTTTTGGTTGTGTTAGAAGACATGGAAGGCACCAGAGTGGGAAGACTTGATCTTAAACAAAGCAGGGATTTGCTAATTGCTGCTTCAGAGCAGATAAAACACCTGGCTTCGTTATCTAGCTCGGTGGAAAGTCttaataagaaagaaaaggctCAACTGTCCCATCAACACTTCCAGACTGAAGCTCACAGGGCTGTAAGCCAAGTGCTTCTCATAAACACTGGAGTCTTGGAGATGGACACCAGTGACTCTGACTTGCCACACAGCCATACTTGTCAGGCAGAGCTCTCCGATGCCTTGCTCGTTCAAGTAGACTCAACATCTAGGGACATTGTAGAAACAGTTAAAAGTCACCTGGACATTTTGGCATCATCTGGTTACTCTGAGGCTAAAGGTGCTGGATTTATTTCAGTGATACACCACATGTTCCACACTGTACATGAGAAGGTGAAGATGTTTTTTAAAGTGTCCAGGAAACCTGTGAAAGAAAATGTCACAGAGAATTTTGATACGGTGCAACAAAAAAGTTCCACAGCTACATCCACAACTAGCAGTGAGACTTTGGTGGACAAACCTGACCGTGCTGCCAAGTCAGAGAAAAGAACATCAAGCCATCTTTCCCAGCTAGATTCAGAAGTTTCTCTGAGATCCCATCAGATAATACAAGGGGTCATGCAGGCACTGGAAAACCTTGTTAATCACAGCAGTAACTCTCAAATGAGTGAAGTAAGCAGAGCAAAGCAGGAGGAGGACAGGTACATCTCACGTCCTGGATCAGGGATTGCTACTGATGAAAGAGCATCTGGTGTTCCTTCAACTCACCAAACTGTAGATGTTTCCAGTAAGCAGTTTAATCACAAGACAGTCCAGACAGTGAGTGATATCCTCCTCAAACCAGGGAAAGAAGCCGTAGATCGGCTTGAGAGCGCAACTTTCGTCACGGTAGAGTCAGTAGCGTCCGACATTATGGAAGATTTTGTTAAAGATTTAGAGAAAATGCCCTCATCTAATCAAATGAACCATGGGCAAAACCAAAGTGTGACTGAACCAACACCTTCACAGCATTTTGCTGATCAAAGATTTTACAAAAGGATGGAGAAGAAGGTGTTTGGATTTCTCCTGAGGCTCCAAAAAACCCCACAGGTTTTCCAGGAGGAGACGAGTGCACAAAGAGCAGATCCTGAGAATCTGTCAGTTAGTACACCTTCTCCCCATCTGGTATCACCAAAACTCCAGGATAAATTTGACCAAACAGCAGGAGAGGAAACCGCTTCTAGTGAACATCCTGAACTGTGCAAGGTTGAATCAGAAAtgccaagcacatcacacattgGTGTTTCTACAAAAGCTTTACATTCAACTGATGTCACTGAATGTTCCTCCACTGTGCCAGAAATGAGCAGTGACCAGGTCATGCAAATCTACATCAGTGAGAATGGCACCATCTTTGAGAAGCCTTATTCAGTTCCTGATCAGTTTCAAAGGTCAGGCTCTGACAGAGCCCGATTGGAGAACATGGCATCTGATGCTTATGGTCCTCCAAATTTAGCATCAAACATTAAGATGGATTTTGTAGCAGGACCGTCACACACTATAGGCAGTTCATGGGATTCAAAGCCAGTGGCACCATGTGGGAAGAAGTGGCAGCTGAACAATCCTGTTCTTTTACAAGCGTTAAAGATACTGGCAGAGGAGACAGTTAAGCACCTGTTTGTCCACTTCCACAGCCTTAAACCTTCAAAAGTGGCTGAACAATTGGCATCTTTAGCTTCCTCTTTCCAAAACAAGCCAGATTTCAACAAATTAACTGGCTTTCCTCATGATGTTCCTGAGGCAGTAAGCCAGTTCACTGAGACTCTTACAGACTCAGTGATAAAATCCTTAACTTCAACTGTGGAAGTGACATCAGAAGCAAAGTTAACAAAAGCATTTGCTGAGAGGATCCCAGGTACCAAGTCTCCTGACTCCATGACCACACCTTCAAACAAGTCTTCCACTTCTCTGGTAGACGAGAATCTGGATAGTCTTTTGAGACAGGAGAGCCATTGCTGCCAAATCCCAAACAATGGCAGCATTTCTTTGGATCCAGCTCCTGAAGTGCAACGGAGAGCTTCCTGGATTCGTTTCATTGCTGGGAAGAAAGCTTATGAGATCAACAAAAAG AAACGTCCAATTGTCCCTATGTCTTCAAATATCAGTCGACCTTTTCTGGAAATCTTCAGGAGG ATTCATGTAGAGAATCAAAATCTTCAGGACCAGCAGGCAAAGCAGTTTGTCACCGTCCATCCAGGACGTCCTCAAGAGTCTCCAAAGCCCTGA